A genomic region of Leptolyngbya sp. FACHB-261 contains the following coding sequences:
- a CDS encoding SIS domain-containing protein, giving the protein MPLAPDGPVPTHGPSYDAFGQAESHMLQEIREQPSVLQACLDTFLPLSVGTEPTLKLGLPDLSLDLERVHILACGSSYHAALLGKHLLEQWAGLSVEVQFASEHAENPPRPTPNTLILAISQSGESSDTLRAVQREQQRRADQFRLLAITNRADSSLARLATHTLLTPAGPEVAIAATKSFTAQLMVLYVLALELAQQRQQSSATQVEARLRQLSNLPAQVQTLLTAQEQATKLLAEHLATAQACIFLGRGLHYPIALEGALKLRETAYLQATGYPTGEFRHGPIASVSEQLPVVLLAVPGSKSYQQTLDNAQELKARGAYLIGVTSVDHLDIKSEPVFDHVLPIASANAEFAPLLSVVPLQLLAYFVALQRNLNVDRPRHLTKAIVDEAVEQVI; this is encoded by the coding sequence ATGCCTTTAGCCCCAGATGGCCCAGTTCCAACCCACGGGCCTTCCTATGACGCCTTTGGTCAGGCCGAGTCCCACATGCTCCAGGAAATTCGGGAGCAACCCAGCGTCCTGCAAGCCTGCCTGGATACTTTTCTCCCTCTGTCGGTAGGGACTGAACCGACCTTAAAACTGGGCTTACCGGATCTGAGTTTGGACCTGGAACGGGTGCATATTCTCGCCTGTGGTAGCAGCTACCATGCCGCTCTGCTGGGGAAGCACCTGCTGGAGCAGTGGGCGGGTCTATCTGTTGAGGTGCAGTTTGCCTCCGAGCACGCCGAGAATCCCCCCCGTCCTACACCTAACACGCTGATCCTGGCCATCAGTCAGTCGGGAGAATCTAGTGATACGTTGCGCGCAGTTCAACGAGAGCAGCAACGTCGAGCTGACCAGTTTCGCCTACTCGCAATCACCAACCGAGCCGATAGCAGCTTGGCCCGTTTAGCAACCCACACCCTGCTCACTCCCGCTGGACCCGAAGTTGCAATTGCTGCTACTAAGTCCTTTACCGCTCAGTTGATGGTGCTGTATGTCTTGGCCCTGGAACTTGCCCAGCAGCGTCAACAGTCTTCCGCAACTCAAGTTGAAGCCCGTTTGAGGCAGTTGTCCAACCTGCCTGCGCAGGTTCAAACCTTGCTAACTGCCCAAGAGCAAGCGACCAAACTGTTGGCAGAACACTTGGCAACCGCTCAAGCCTGCATCTTTCTCGGACGAGGCTTACATTATCCAATTGCCCTGGAAGGGGCGCTTAAGCTACGCGAAACAGCATACCTGCAAGCGACTGGCTATCCTACGGGAGAATTTCGCCATGGCCCTATTGCATCCGTTAGCGAACAATTGCCGGTTGTGCTCCTCGCCGTTCCTGGCAGCAAAAGCTATCAGCAAACTCTGGATAACGCTCAGGAACTCAAGGCAAGAGGCGCTTATTTGATTGGTGTCACCTCTGTCGATCATCTTGATATCAAGTCTGAGCCTGTCTTCGATCACGTACTGCCCATTGCTTCAGCAAACGCAGAATTTGCGCCACTGCTGAGTGTGGTTCCTTTGCAGCTATTGGCTTATTTTGTTGCCCTGCAACGCAATTTGAATGTGGATCGGCCCAGGCACCTGACCAAAGCCATAGTTGATGAAGCTGTTGAGCAGGTTATCTAA